The DNA sequence TCTCAGGGGAGTTGCCAGAAAATATTGGCAATGCTAGAAAGATAAAGATACTTCTGCTTTCTAGAAACAATTTTTCAGGGGCCATCCCGAAATCCATAGCAGATATCTCTCAACTAGTGCTACTGGACTTGTCAAGAAACCGATTCTCTGGAAACACATTCCCAGGTTTTGATCCTGATGGCTCACTCTTTTATGTTGATTTGTCCTCAAATGAACTGTCAGGTGACATTCCCGCATCATTTTGCAGAGGAACCGGTATTGTTGCAATAGGGGAAAACAGGTTCTCTGGCAAGTTGCCTAGGGACCTAACAAATATGGAAAACCTTGAATATCTTGATCTCCATGACAACAACATTACTGGTAATATCCCGGAATTTCTCTCTCAAATGTCTTCCCTTCAAGTTCTTAGTGCACGTAAAAACTCTCTACATGGCTCACTTCCGCCCAGAATTTTCTCCAATGAAAGTAGCCTCCAAATTATTGATCTGTCAAGTAACTATCTTGTCGGAAGGATCCCTTCAGAATTGGGAAGTCTAGGGGGAATGAACGGAGGCTATGTTGATTTTGTAGCTCGCGAGATATTTGAGAATGAAATGGAACTGAATTGGATTGAGGCTACAATTACATTATTCGGTGGCATTTTTACATTTACACTGGAATTCAATGACCTAATAGTGAACTGGAAGAATGCTATGCAAGGTCTCTCAAGTCATAACCGACATATCTATTCTTTGCTAGACTTGTCAAACAATAAGCTGTCAGGCGATATTCCACCTTCAGTAGGAAAGCTCAAGTCACTGAAGCTGCTGAATATCTCCAACAATGGACTCTCTGGATACATACCACAAAGTTTCGGGGACCTAGAAAGTATAGAGACCTTAGACCTGTCAAACAACAGTATATCTGGTACAATTCCACAATCATTTAGGAAGCTAAAACAACTATCTGTATTAGATGTGAGCAACAATAAACTAAGTGGTAAAATCCCACAGGGCGGACAAATGGACACAATGAATGATCCGAGTTATTTTACCAACAATAGTGGATTATGTGGGATGCAAATCAGGGTAAAATGTCCAGGAGATGAGCCAACACCAGACGATGCACAAGAAGAAGAGGATGATGATAGTGAACAAGAACCATGGTTCTTGTGGACAGGAGTGTGGATTGGATTCCCAATTGGTTTCATTTCATCAGGTTTGACAGCATTGGTCAGCGGGTACTTTGTTCAACCAAAACCAAAGTACCACTCGATTCACTATAGGCACGGATGAATGCAGCTTGTATAGCACTTAATTAAAGTACTTAGAAACATTGTGCGTTGTAACTAACAACATTATAGTGTCGTTTGTTATTCTGTTCTTTTCTCGTTTTTCTCAACTCTCTTTTTCTGCACATCCTAATATTATTTCATTGTTAACATGAATGCTCGATTGTCTGACTCTATTGATACTGACTGTTTTTCGAGTGACGTTACAGCCCTGTGCCTTGACCATCTCCCTACTCCACAGTACTATATTGCACTGAATTTAACTATCTTAAACCCCATCTATCAAATCAGATCCTTAATTCAATTTTGATATCTCCTCCTCCTCTAATTCAATATATGGGGAATTTGGAGTAAAGGCAGTGGCCAAGTCATTAGGCCTGATAAAAATTTCTTGCAACCCTAGTCAAAGACTATAAGGACTTCAGTTAAGTTCAAAGAGAACTCATCACCTCAACTTTTTCCTTCACTAATGTTTGAAATAACCTTGTGGTTTGGACTATAAATAACCAGCTCCAAGAAAATGAAGAAGCACAAACAATGGCCAAGCCACTAGCACTGATAAAAATACTTGTGCCTTTCATTTTCATGATCATTCCATGCTTATCTTGTCCTGCTCAGGATCTGGGAAATTTCCTACATTATACATTTTTTAAGTTTAGAATTACAAGCTTC is a window from the Apium graveolens cultivar Ventura chromosome 1, ASM990537v1, whole genome shotgun sequence genome containing:
- the LOC141673848 gene encoding receptor-like protein 46 → MCSTRSKLVVSFIFMLTSCLSCPVHRKQSLLHFKSTLLNAFNTSDSSFLGWESWNSTSDCCTWTRVVCDSHSRDIVALHLDNLPTPYQYYKPINSSILDPIYGIRSLLLLNISHNWITGEISGNGLANLTKLIHLDMSLNKLSGTIPPKLFHLRFLQFLDLSTNSLKGGLSSEVGKLGNLRTLKLEENMLDGYIPVQIGNLTKLQHFSIKHNKFSGRIPDSVGKLKGLEYFDLRNNYLRKQIPSTIGNLSKLETLLLEDNTLSGAIPSCLFEIESLKILNLGGNTLIWNNKVKIVPKCMLSQLSLKSCKVSGDIPEWISNQKNLDILELSDNQLTGKFPLWLAKMEIRSILLSRNKLTGSIPPRLFQSRSLSILALSRNNFSGELPENIGNARKIKILLLSRNNFSGAIPKSIADISQLVLLDLSRNRFSGNTFPGFDPDGSLFYVDLSSNELSGDIPASFCRGTGIVAIGENRFSGKLPRDLTNMENLEYLDLHDNNITGNIPEFLSQMSSLQVLSARKNSLHGSLPPRIFSNESSLQIIDLSSNYLVGRIPSELGSLGGMNGGYVDFVAREIFENEMELNWIEATITLFGGIFTFTLEFNDLIVNWKNAMQGLSSHNRHIYSLLDLSNNKLSGDIPPSVGKLKSLKLLNISNNGLSGYIPQSFGDLESIETLDLSNNSISGTIPQSFRKLKQLSVLDVSNNKLSGKIPQGGQMDTMNDPSYFTNNSGLCGMQIRVKCPGDEPTPDDAQEEEDDDSEQEPWFLWTGVWIGFPIGFISSGLTALVSGYFVQPKPKYHSIHYRHG